A stretch of DNA from Xyrauchen texanus isolate HMW12.3.18 chromosome 31, RBS_HiC_50CHRs, whole genome shotgun sequence:
GCCTACCACATTGAATCGCATAGCATCATATTTTCCCCATTGCATCGTATTGCATTAAATCGCATTGTGTTGAATCGAAATCGTATCGCATCGGTAgctgcttcatatgtatctttaatgtatCGTATTGTTGGCTATGCATCGAGATGGGTATCGCATCGgcctcagttatggagatgcacatccctaatatatatacattttgcagCAGGAAATTAAACGGAGCAGAGAGTAAGgctcagtgatttttttttaaacatcaacattttcaatataaatatgttCACAAATCTCCTGATAGGCGgtgggccggacctcgaaattatgaatttaatacttacctcacagctgtgtaagtctttttttgctgaggtcatgtaataaaatcgtataagtactacagacattgtttccaactttgttgtttgcacatttgacgcaaaatgtccttacaaactcttacttttttaaaccggcaaataagcaggagtactaatcataacgttagaaaacctcccgtttccttgacaaccaatgtaaataatgaacacagatgaccaggaagctgcgttcttgaaatgacaattttgctgtaaatcatttaaaaatgtaaatttagttctgtagttcagtaatactgaggtaaaaattaggtgttttatccatttagcctcaaatgtaaaaagccctgtaacccccctttcccagacaagttgggcaaagattgttcaatgtacaaatttatgggtgaacctgcaaaccacagagagtacagtagctgaaaaagccgtattggcatttaacttaaattcgaagacgtccaagatgtgccggctaatgttggatttcacagagaatgctacatgctcttcaccaacaaagaacacataagaagagcacgtaagaagatagaaaatgcagctaacaacagtgaagctttgtatcaaatgtataatttttatataaaacgtttcatttatatacgtttaaccccttactagtcagccccaattttggcaagtgatgcattcatggcatccccaaaataaaaaggttgctgctcagaagtcattctgaatatacacataaccaacatatatttagaaagccaactcttgagagtttacatttcaagactcaaaattaaccagactgttattaatattgagatatataagctcaaacatagaaacaaaaacaacaaatattaagaatatatttataaaatgtataaaaatattatgtgaatttaggattgcaacttataaccacaactaaaacatggggattttttaaagacaatcatcccagcacatcctattcaatattctataataaaatcaactaatcgaatatttaaaaatcgtgactcatccctaattaatatagtatttcagtgcaagtggatgacatgacaagtagcaaaaggcagtgcaatatgtgtgtaagtggggtcaaatgttcatagcaaatttaaaaataaaaaaagaaaccaatgtagcagcatcatagtgtaaactaccagtgtatttgtgcaagagtcaatcagctgcccttaggttattggagggtgggggtggaaggaagaggctctctatgattcccctatagaaagttaagaggatggatttgtgggagatgagccttcctcaactgtgggaggaagtgcagaggtttttggactttcttggccaggttctgttggtggtgtcgatagatcaagatgggtcatctgtgatgtggatactaagcaactccgtgatcttgacctgctccattcatggtgctgttgatgtgatgattgtcagcgatcacctctgtagtcatttgggtgtggagagatatgatgttgtcctgtccgtgtctgtgtgttagataaacaactgaattatattcagataaataaacacagaaagcacaaattactagataattttaaatcacatttttcatcttgacatttgtattaagatgctaaccatcttaaacgagcttgacaagactactgcagttctgaccacaaataattttgttaaatagctcaaaaacagccatctttaaataaaatatttttccaccatatTCCATCTTATACCTGTTCTGTTATGTAGGTGAAGCCCAACCACTGCCGTTCAATGATGAGTGTCTCCAAGGTCCGTATTCTGCGCTCTGCATTGGATGATGGCCCCGAACAAAGGAGAGCATCTCATCTACTCCCAGCTAGATGCCTAATATGCAGGAAGAATCAGTATGTTATTGACAGTCATAGAAAAAGGAGAAAAGAAAAGCTTTCAAAATGTGAGACACTGACAGCAGGTAACTTGCTTTTTGCGGCAGAGGACAAGATGGATGAGAGGGTTCTCATCCATATCCGAGGGAGAGACCTTGTTGCCTCAGAGGCCATATGACGTAAAAGATGTCAAAAGTGTCAACCAGGCAAGGTGGCACATGTTTAAGTCTGGGAAATGTCTCGAAAGGAGCCTTCCTCCAAATCAAGACTCCCTTCAGCAGCATATTCAGCGTGCCAACTACCAGACTGCAATACACAGGTACATGACCaagaaacagaaaaagagaaaatggTTTACAGCTAATATGTCACTCTAAAGATAACAAAATTAGaaacataaagataataaacaaaatagaaaCATAAACTGATACAGTAGGTTAATAGGCCAAagtaatgttttcatatttttcattctACAGGAGAAGTCTGCAAAAACAACCTGACATACCCCCGCCGGTACAGCATGGATGGAGGATGGAGGGAGAATACCTGGTAGTGCACTGGATGACACTGCCCCCAGCACCACAGAGTGTCTTACAGCTGGTGCACTGCCAATGCAAAACCCTTAAATGTGTGGGAGGGAACTGCACTTGCAAAAAGCATAAGCtaccatgcacagaattgtgtcattgtataaactgtgacaatcaaccataaatggcttatataactccatgactaccactataaagttgatttgaaatcatttctttgttttgctttgcactctttttagctgataattagtctagtttacttgtagcctaggtagcttgctataaaccaatccaaccttgacatacctgtcaaattatttcctactgtcttcccgtttaaatatttacccgtaattatcccgtatttgaatactctttgcttagttcattgtgtatgtaccgaatgatttggattagcctaagcaacataccgttagacctagctttattgctccactaccaacattctttcgtggctactgttctcatcaacgacaacgcatatattcacgacgaagtatagcttgcagtcttaaatacaacttatatgaaaagcattaagatataggggtgtataatcattgtaaaacaaagtttaccttgacgttgtcttgccgagacacaccggtctctccaggttgggttgtagactcatttggcttcagactgacgcgagtcacgcgacgccgattcaacgaataacgtgattggccaaatcaattcaacaaggtaacaacacaagcgttgattggatctcactccggccaacgtttgtgatcagctagcgaaattaaatctatttttatactttaatgtgcaacaattggcgttggaaacaatcggtaatctttttgtgaattattcatacagacaaataaaaaaaatgagccacacagctgctgggtaactatcaaatcaaaaactaaacgagatagacggactcggcccaccgcctatGACGCGCGGGGGCAGTGTGCCGAGTGTCTGCAAACGCGTCAAGAGCGGAAGTTGGAGGCTGACGTCATCTGTTGGGTCCGGTACAGACATGGCGAGTGCAGACGTTGAAGACTTCATTGAGCAGAACCGGCATCTTTCGGACCTTGTTGAGACGTTTCGCAGCATCTCAGAGAGCAACAAACACTGGAAGAGCAGGAGAGAGTTTATCTTCAGAAACATCAACGACTATGAAGATCCTCATCTTGATCATCTGCTCGCGCTCTCCATGGTGTGGGCGAATCACGTGTTCCTGGGCTGCAGGTCAACAACACCACACCTCTGGCTCGTGCAAAGATTCACTGCCGTTACTCTTAAAACATTTACTAAGGTTTACGATATGATGTTATCTACCGTTAGATCTATACAGCACGTACTCTTCACAGAGTTTGTATGTGTCTATGTGAATATAAAAGAGAGGCCAGGATGTTCAAAATATAGaagtattaaaaaataataataataaagatgatcaattaattaaaaaatgacaaattaacgcCACGGTGCAAAACAGTTTTAATGGTCATAAAGAGGTTTTATTTGCTTGAaatggaattatttatttttcctttgatTTGGGGGTGATATATTACTCAGATATTTCTTCATGAGATCCGCCCTGTTATGATAttcaaatgtaaataacaacCCTGTTTTTGAAGTTTCAAGATGAGGTACAAGTTAAGTACaaaatttacatgtatgcatttggcagacgctttttttatccaaagtgtcttacagtgcccttattacagggacaatccccccggagcaacctggagttaagtgccttgctcaaggacacaatggtggtggctgtgggtctcaaaccagtgaccttctgattaactgttatgtgctttagcccactaccaaaattgaataataaaaaatatatattaaaaaggtACACGATGGCCTTCTGGGCTGTCTATTAACATCTGTggtaaacataaaattgcaaattACTTGCGTAGGATAATTTTTTCTTCAGTGCAGATGAATCTGAAGGATTGAGGTGGTTGTCTATCGAtgttaagacaaatttatattttgttcatttcCAACAAGAACCCTCCATAGTGTTCAAAAAGACCTTAAAATGTTGAACTGTGAATGTGCAGGTATAATCCAGTGCTGCTGGAGGAAGTGAAGGTGATGGCCGAGGGGATTATTGTTGAAGATGCTCCCGTTTTTAAAACCAGAGATGAACTcatcaaacaacaacaacagcagaaggtGAATATTCCCACCATTTTTTTTGCAGTTCTTCACTTGTGATCTAGACTAGAGTAATTATCACGTGTATTCATAGGCGGCAAGTGAATTTAGTAACTGCAAATGCAGGTGTAAATCTGTCACAGACCTGTATGGATGTCAGTATGGAGGAAACATCATATGTGGGATTCCAGCGATTCTGCAGAATGTCTAAACATATACTGCCGTCTGCATATACTAATACGTGACACAATATCATTAATATTCAATGTGTGCAAGAAACACTGCAAAATTCATGAGCATTTATTATTGAATTGTTAACAGCTTACCATTTGGATGAAACATTTTGGATATAAAGCGAACTGTAGGAGGCTTGTTgggatattcttctgaaaattcaATAACTAGCTTGAAAGTTCCTGCAGAAAAAATAACATCTTAAGCCAAAATTGTACATTAAGCAACCAACAGCATTCCACACTGATGCTGCTGCAGTCAGTCAACAAATTGAAAAGATTAAGAATCCGGTCACATGTCTAATAACTGAGCCATACTAAAGGATATCCATCGATTGAATGAATATCTTTAATTACTATTGAGTAGAATATATATTAGAAATGAAAGAATGGGAGTCGTGTGATGCCATGCAAGGTTCGGATGTGTGAACtgtgagctctgtgcactttgctagttttaatacttttcatgtcataaactggtgagattcgatacaccctgatccataactgttctaggaagacaatatgtcaaagaattaaaagacattaaaagacacaaaggtgctcaagctgacacccccatGAGACCATGGAGTCAATTCGGCATGTTTGCTTGGCTGATTTTTTCCGCAATACTTTGAGCCTTTAAAGTGGTCATgacttgcttttttattttaacatgttactTGATTttcacttataataataataaaggtttTCTTGCACAAAAACAGTCTGTCAGAAACTCTGTTTTGGTGCCGCTTCTccttttaagacttgacagtaaaacTGTCCTGATTGGCTCTCAGCTGAAACGCCAACTGTTCTGATTGAGTACTGTGAGTGTTTAAAAGcattcatttataaatgtctagtttttttatttatttcctacTTGTGACTACATTTCTACTGAGAAATAAGCAGTGTAGTTTTTAAATATTAGCTTTTTCTAAAATGGTAAATTCACTTGAATAAGTCTTAGATCATTGGACTAGGGTTGCAATGGAGATTTTTCACAGTATGAAACCATCTGAGAAAATATCATGGTAtcaccaaattattattattatcagttaaagaattaaatgtttttttttttttttggttgaacaacgctttattataattgaaacttgtaACAGTTTTTTTATGGATGTGTAAAGTctcacttttgaaaataaatagaattataaagcttacagaattataataaaccgaattataaacatgataaagaaatagcatgtaactataacatgttttatAACTTAAGCATGTTAGTtttgcatgttaaattaactactaaataaaaaattaaatcagcAGTGTGAGCTTTTAAAATACTCTCGCGCACACTCCGTCCTCGAGGACAACCCCCGTTCGTTTTTGGGATATCCAAAGTAATCCCACGCTGCtgattttaagttatttttctgCAGGGGATGGAGATTGGTGATATCAGCCTCATTGATAtgtgacattttctctgctgcatgtgtgtttatggcacaagttgatgagtctgacaggTAGTCCTGGAGGAAAGGAGGTAAATTTTTATACCGTGGTATATCACTGTAACTCTACATTGGGCATTAAATGACAGGTGCCTTAGGTCTTGGattagtgctgtgaaaaagtcTTTGCCTGATTCCTGAGTTACTTAAAGCAGACACTGCCCAAATATTAGAACTATAAAACCATGATTGCGATGCTGCGAGCTGTGTGAAACGTTAATAAATAACTACAGGAAGAGCCAGTGGGGTGGTACCATTTACTACTGACTCTAAATGGgcaattacatttttcacataTAACTTTCTTgaataaatacattacaaatttatCTCATTGTTCTTTGTTTGTCGGTCCCTTTCATGCATTGATAGGTTTTAGTTAAGATTTGAGAAAATCTTAAGTACATGCATTTCTTTTTCCCCTGCAGAGGTGATTCCTGGAGGACTATAGCATCATTAAACCTGCTGAATGAGGAACATGGGAAGAACATTTGAGAACTGCACACACTTTTAATTGGCCAACCTGGAATGGCAAGCTTGGAATTGTACTGGTTTTCTCTCTGTGCATGCATGACATTacccatttttaaaatgtttctatttttttttactttctactGTAGTTGTTATTAAGCTGGTTTGTTAGCCATGCTGTGGATGTactttcctacattaaaatgaactcatTCATTAACGACTCCCAAGTCtgaaaaaattgtttattttatttttttacaggatATTATAAGTATAAATGTTCTTATTTGACAAATTCACAAAAACTAACTTCAAAATGCTAACTTTGCAATCCTTTAACATGTCATCAAAATCCACACATTCTTTGAAAAATGACCATAACCACTGTGTCCAACTACAGTGTGTTATATGGACATGCCCTCTTATTGAATCTGAAGCACAAACACATGAGTGTAAAGAGCCAAACGCATGTCAGGGGCATGTCCAGGATTTTATTCACAGGGTGGCAAAGGGGGTGCAAGAGTGTAGTGAGGGGTGACAGCCATTAATGTCATTCGACCAGGGGGGTTGCATAACCTTGTGCACTTGTGTCTGATAAAGCCGTTGTGCACTGTCTCCATTATGCGAGCTAGGTCCGAGTTGGGGTGGCAAAGCTAActtttagggtggcagctgccaccctgtGAAACCCTTCTGGCCACGCCCCTGGCATGTAAGATCTTTCAAAGATTTCTGTCAACCCTTGATAAGTTGAAGCATCTCGAGATGTTTTGAAATATATTAATAAGGAGAATAACTTGGAAATCTTTGCCAACAATCGGCATTCCTTTAAATCATCAACTGCATCAATCCAACTGTAGTACATGTCAAATTGAGTTAATCATGCAGTTCAAAACAATAAATAAGCACACAAATATTGTTGTTTTCTTCATATTAATTGAGTGTTGGTGGCACTTGTCAGAGATGTTTGCTGATGTGACATTACGAGTCAACCCAGCTCTGCTCTACGACAGCAGACACTCTCTTCTCGTACTCACGTTTGTTCTCCTGATAGAGTTGTGCGGCCTGACTGTTCGCTGGGCTGTTCGGGTTTGGCTCATCCAACAGAGACTAAAAACAATCACACAACAATTACTGATTAATGGAATAAATTCTTTCTACTGCGGAACACAAACTTCCGGGGGGGAAAATAAtctcacaaaaaaaacatttaatggtcctaaaatatgtcttttttttttcttctttgaaatCAGTCAAACAGTTTACCAAAACCACACACTTGCCATTAGCATGACTTATGGAATTTCTTCTAAGTTGCTGTGACaagaaagtatttaaaatatattggacaaataatacataaaatatggATATCAAACATAACCCATTGAAGAAAACAAAGTGCTAATTTAAACTGTAGTTAAAACAGTGAGCTAAATGAATAATACAAAGTGAATGTGGTGACTGCAAATGCAGGTGTAAATCTGTCACAGACCTGTATGGATGTCAGTATGGAGGAAACATCATATGTGGGACTCCAGCGATTCTGCAGAATGTCTAAACATATACTGCCATCTGCATATACTAATACGTGACACAATATCATTAATATTCAATGTGTGCAAGAAACACTGAAAAATTCATGAGCATTTATTATTGAATTGTTAACAGCTTACCATTTGGATGAAACATTTTGGATATAAAGCGAACTGTAGGAGGCTTGTTgggatattcttctgaaaattcaATAACTAGCTTGAAAGTTCCTGCAGAAAAAATAACATCTTAAGCCAAAATTGTACATTAAGCAACCAACAGCATTCCACACTGATGCTGCTGCAGTCAGTCAACAAATTGAAAAGATTAAGAATCCGGTCACATGTCTAATAACTGAGCCATACTAAAGGATATCCATCGATTGAATGAATATCTTTAATTACTATTGAGTAGAATATATATTAGAAATGAAAGAATGGGAGTCgtgtgatgccatgcgaggttcggatgtgtgaactgtgagctctgtgcactttgctagttttaatacttttcatgtcataaactggtgagattcgatacaccctgatccataactgttctaggaagacaatatgtcaaagaattaaaaatcctctggctctggagacattaaaagacacaaaaggtgctcaagctgacacccccacGAGGCCGCTTGACCAGGGAGTCAATTTGGCCAGAGAAGTGAAAGAGATTCGGTGTGAATTGCTGAACGGCATTGCTGGCGAAGGTTGTTGCTGAGATGTTGATCGATCACTGATGGTTACAAAAGTGGCAGAGGTCGATAACGGATCGATTTTCTGGAGTCATCGAAGAGGGAATTAGCagctaatccgctagtgaccaaaGTAGATTTGGAGCATCTTTGGGAAGACTTGGAGAATCTTAACCGGTGAAATAACGTACAAATTGTGGGAATTACTGAAGATGAAGAATGCCGAGATGGTGAAATTTATGGATGGGCTCTttctgagtctgctcgacataacaggccataagctggaaatcgagcaagctcacagggttccggcacagagatccgctgagggagacaggtccGATCGATTCTgcccaaatttctgagatcatccaataaagatctcatgttatgCGAGGCGATgagtaaagaaaggctttcttggaagaaccacagcattttcttgatcCCAGACTTTTGTAAGCACAaagaatctgcacattctttgtgcttacaAAGGTTGGagtttggagtttgttttgtggagtatttcttgcaggacaatGGAGTGATCAgctagaggctggagtttgttttgtggaacacaccttcaggacagatatgtggatgaatctacaagttctttgtgcttatcccacctattggctggattttgttttatagatttttttttctgttgtgtaattctgtctcgcaaaataaaaaaaacaaaaaaaaaacaccagattTGGGAAATCCAATGGCAAAACTGTCACGGGGTCTCTCATAGGCATGCATGCACTGTTTGAGTTTaaagggatggacgccagttgacGATGttgtgcgtggggttaatgcacacgtcttttttctgtttgtttggtccGGGGGGAAGTTTgcggtttgattgttgcactaatgttggaatgtggtctttataattgtattttttacacacaataaattttttctaatatgtccaaatgttaatatgagtggaatgTCTCACTcaacatggaatgtgaatgggatgGGGCACACCATATAAAGGTGTAGAAAGATTCTTAGTTCAGGGCAATGGATGAGTCAGGAGACAGctaagcaggttcaaggtcagttctTTAATTTGCAATTTTTCCTAAACACAAATGACGGTAACCGTCATTATAAACATAAAGGTAATAAAATGTAGCAGACTCTCAGATGCTCTGGCTGTTGTGCTTTCTGGTTACTCTCTCTCCGTTCTCTAACACTCTGGCATGCCTTTTAgttctccctccaccatcactataatgagagacaggtgttacgataattatgatatagtgtttcttccagaaacgcatctttccccagAGCATGCTGAAAGATATGAGGTGGACATGCTTTCTTTAGTGCTGGttaaagtaagagcaggggagtcattatattgataagtaaacatctacaattcaaatgtctcaaacagagtaaatataaattaggaagagtcattattgctTTAGCAggaattcaggggcaaaggttgatttggctaatatt
This window harbors:
- the LOC127625137 gene encoding ubiquitin-conjugating enzyme E2 B-like — protein: MSTPARRRLMRDFKRLQEDPPTGVSGAPSENNIMLWNAVIFGPGGTPFEDGTFKLVIEFSEEYPNKPPTVRFISKMFHPNVYADGSICLDILQNRWSPTYDVSSILTSIQSLLDEPNPNSPANSQAAQLYQENKREYEKRVSAVVEQSWVDS
- the LOC127625138 gene encoding CDKN2AIP N-terminal-like protein, with the protein product MASADVEDFIEQNRHLSDLVETFRSISESNKHWKSRREFIFRNINDYEDPHLDHLLALSMVWANHVFLGCRYNPVLLEEVKVMAEGIIVEDAPVFKTRDELIKQQQQQKR